From Spirosoma aerolatum, one genomic window encodes:
- a CDS encoding rhodanese-like domain-containing protein: MDITVQELKERLEKGETLHVIDVREPHEYEADNIGARLIPLGDLPYNLDEIEDLQDEEVIVLCRSGKRSGMAQQILEQNGFNNVRNVIGGMLAYRAQ; encoded by the coding sequence ATGGATATTACCGTACAGGAATTGAAAGAACGGCTTGAGAAAGGAGAAACACTCCATGTGATTGATGTGCGTGAGCCACATGAGTATGAAGCCGATAATATTGGTGCCCGGCTCATTCCGCTTGGCGATCTGCCCTACAATCTGGACGAGATTGAAGACTTGCAAGATGAAGAGGTAATTGTTCTCTGCCGTTCGGGGAAACGTAGTGGAATGGCTCAGCAAATTCTGGAACAAAATGGGTTCAATAATGTCCGTAATGTAATTGGCGGTATGCTGGCTTATCGGGCACAGTAA
- the miaA gene encoding tRNA (adenosine(37)-N6)-dimethylallyltransferase MiaA, translating into MKTLLVIAGPTAVGKTALCVRLAKSLQTDVVSADSRQLYRELTIGTAKPTPDEMEGVRHHFINSHSITDAVNAGRYERECLTVLADLFQRKDVVILSGGTGLYINAVCFGLDDMPTVDPMLREHLLSRLEKEGLSTLQEELRLLDPVYAETADLQNPIRVTRALEVCLSTGQPYSSFRRRQTAERPFHPVMITLDRPRDELYARIDARMDAMLATGLIDEVRSLTPYRDLPALQTVGYQEVFPYLDGTYDYDEMVRLLKRNSRRYAKRQLTWFRNQGNYTWVAPDDEEKILSCMM; encoded by the coding sequence GTGAAAACATTGCTTGTTATAGCTGGCCCAACAGCCGTCGGAAAAACGGCCCTGTGCGTTCGATTGGCGAAATCATTGCAAACGGATGTAGTATCAGCCGATTCACGCCAGTTATATCGTGAATTGACTATAGGTACTGCAAAGCCCACACCTGACGAAATGGAAGGCGTTCGGCATCATTTTATCAACTCTCATTCCATTACCGATGCCGTAAACGCAGGTCGCTATGAACGGGAGTGTCTGACTGTATTGGCCGACTTATTTCAGCGAAAAGATGTAGTTATTTTATCAGGAGGCACTGGCTTATATATCAATGCTGTTTGTTTTGGCCTCGACGATATGCCTACAGTTGACCCAATGCTCCGTGAGCATCTGCTAAGCCGTTTAGAAAAAGAAGGGTTATCTACGCTTCAGGAGGAGTTACGACTGCTAGATCCGGTCTATGCCGAAACGGCCGATTTGCAAAATCCAATTCGGGTGACCCGAGCACTCGAAGTCTGTTTATCGACGGGGCAACCATATTCATCATTCCGTCGTCGGCAGACGGCTGAACGTCCATTTCACCCGGTTATGATTACTCTTGATCGGCCACGCGACGAGTTATATGCTCGCATTGACGCTCGTATGGATGCCATGCTGGCCACCGGACTCATTGATGAAGTTCGCTCCCTTACTCCCTATCGTGACCTGCCTGCCTTACAAACAGTAGGTTATCAGGAAGTTTTTCCTTACCTCGATGGTACGTATGATTATGATGAAATGGTGCGTCTGCTCAAACGCAACTCCCGACGTTACGCCAAACGCCAGCTAACCTGGTTTCGCAATCAAGGGAACTATACTTGGGTAGCTCCCGACGATGAGGAAAAAATACTAAGCTGTATGATGTGA